The Candidatus Schekmanbacteria bacterium genomic interval GTAAAAGAAAGAGAAAGCATACAATGGCAAACTCAACTGCATTTCCTCTAAAGGGCATATCAAAGACAATGAAAGCTACGGCAACGACAGTTAAAAGATTTGCAATTGCAATGCCGCAGTAAGGGATGATTTTCCCTATCAGTATCTCGTACCTTTTTAATGGCGATGCAAGCAGGCTTTCAATGGTGCCCACTTCATGCTCTTTTACGATTGTAAGCGAAGTGAGCATTGTGGTTACTACGAGTATGATGATGGCAAGAAGGCCGGGCACGAAAAAATGGCGGCTGTCGAGATTTTCGTTATAGTAGAAGCGCGAGGCTATCTCAACAGGGCGCGTGTCCTTCGGGGCTTGCATTGCCGCACTGATAAAATATTTCCTCAGAGCTTTTTGCGAATATGCCTCTATTATTGAATTTGCATAACCTCTTACCTGATTTGCACTGTTGTTATCAGCGCCGTCAACGATTAACCCCACTTCAGGAGATTCACCGCGGATAAGCTTTTCCCTGAAGCCTTCTTTTATTACAAGCACCATGCTGAGCTTTCCCCTGCGGAGCATTTCTTCCGATTCGATTATGCTTTTTACATCTTTGTGCTTTACGAAGAATCCGGAGTTCTCAAAGGCTGTGACAAGCCGCCTTGAGTCGTATGTCCTGTCAAAGTCGCATACTCCGAAGCTGATGTTATCTATGTCGAACTTGAGTGCAAATCCAAAAAGGATAAGCACAAAGGCAGGGTAGGCAAGCGCTATGTAGAGCACCCTGACATCGCGCAGGATGTGTATCAGCTCTTTTTGTGCGACTGCTAATATGTTTTTCATCTTCCCATTTATTTAGAAAGATAAACGAAGATGTCTTCGATTGAAGGGGCTATCTCATCTATCCCTTCAAGCTCTATCCCTGAAGATTTAAGCTCTGCCCCTATAGCAGGCAATACTTTCTCAGGTGAGCCTGTCACTATGTGTATACTGTCGCCATAAATGTTGGAATCTTCGATGTCTGCGATATGCTTTAAAACTTCGAATGCACGGCTTAGTGATTTTGTTTTTACTGCGAATATTTTATAGGGAAGGGTTCCTGCTTTTAGTTTATCTGGGGAATCGCAGGCAAGAAGCTTTCCGTTGTTTATAAATCCTATACGCGTGCATCGTTCTGCTTCTTCCATATAATGGGTTGTTACAAAAAGGGTTGTCCCTATGCTGTTAAGTTTGTAAAGATAATCCCACATGGTGCGTCTTGATACAGGGTCAACTCCTGCCGTAGGCTCATCAAGGAAAAGAAGCTTCGGTCTATGAACGATTGAACAGCATAGAGCAAGGCGCTGTTTCCATCCCCCCGAGAGTTTTTCAGCCTTTGTGCTGCGGTATTGCTCAAAGCCGAATTTTTCCATTACAAAGCTGACATTGTCCTTTGCCTCATTGCGCGATGTAGAATAGATGTTGGCGTAGAAGCGCATGTTCTCATAAACGGTGAGGTCATTATAGAGCCCGAACTTCTGCGACATGTAGCCGATTTTTTCTTTTATTTTTTCCCTCTCCCGGGAAAGCGAAAAGCCCATCACATCGCCATCGCCTGATGTGGGGTTAATGATTCCGCAGAGCATTTTTATTGCTGTGCTTTTACCTGCGCCATTGGGACCAAGAAGTCCGAATATCTCACCTTCATTTATTGAAAGGTTGAGGGTGTCGACAGCTACGATGTTTTTCTCGTAGATCTTGGTAAGAGAAGATGTATTGATTATTGGCATTGCCCTTTTGTTACTTCGTCTCTACGTATGCGTCGGCGATCATTCCGGGTTTGAATGATCCGTCTTTATTATCGAGCCTTACTTTTACTTCGTATACAAGCTTCACCCTGTCCGCCTGTGTCTGGACATTTTTTGGGGTGAACTCTGCATCTTTCGAGATGTAGATTATCTTTCCGGAAAAACGTTTCCCCGGGAAAGAGTCAATCTCGACTGACGCTTCTTGACCGAGCTTTATCCTGCCATAGTCAGTTTCAGGTATGTAGATTGTAAGCCATATATCCTGAAGGTCTGTGATAAGGGCAACAGGTGAGCCTTCCCTTATGAATTCCCCTTTTTCTGCAAGTTTTTCTGTCACTGTCCCGTCGATAGGAGCAGTGATCTTTGCATCTCGAATATATTTCTCTATCATACCAAGGGCAGAACGTTCGGCATTGGTGGAAGCAAGAGCGGAATTGATGTCTTCCTTCCTGTATCCGTCTTTGAGAATAGAAAGCTGGGCTTGCGCTTCTTTTATCCTTTTATCCCAGACATTCATGTCGGTTTCAGCTTTATCGAAATCGCGTTTTGATGCCACGGCTTTTTCGTAAAGTTCTTTTATCCTTTTGTATTCGCGCTCTGCTTCATCAAAGCTGTTTTTATACTCGCTTACGATTGCTGCCTGCGATTCTATTTCAGCCTTGCGGTATCCGTTGCGCAAAAGGTCATACTTTTTTTCTTGAGCTTGAGCTCGCTGCTTTTGCGTTTCAAGGTTAATCTGCTGCTCTTCAATGTCCAATGAGCAAAGAAGGTCGCCTTTTTTGACCTGTGTCCCTTCGTCAAAGAGACGCTGCTCTATTGTACCTGCCACCTTTGAGCGAACTTCAACCTCTGTTGCTTCGATGGTCCCTGTTGCTTTGATGATTGAGCTTGCAGATTCTTTATTTTCGCAGGCTGATAGTGTGATAAGAGAAAAAAGAATAACAGATATAATACGAAATAATCTCATGATATTTTTATAACATAAAATCCTGTTAATGGTAACAGTTTTCATATATAAACATTCTCTTATGATCAAAGAAATTGTAAGAAAACAGATATTGAAGCTTAAGCCCTATGCGCCTGAAGAGAGAGGCTTTCCGGTGATGCTTGATGCCAATGAAAGTCCCTTTCAGCTCCCGGCGGGGATAAAAGCCGGGATAATGAAAAAAGCCGGGGAGCTTGCATTCAACCGCTATCCTGACCCGCTGGGCAATGATCTTAAAAAAGCCATATCGCGTACACTCTCTGTGACTTCTGACAAGATTGTGCTTGGCAATGGTTCTGATGAGCTGATACTTTATTTAATCGCAGCCTTCGGACGCCGCGGATATAATGTGCTCTATCCGGTTCCGACATTTTCCATGTACGGCATAATTGCAAATTGTCTTGGAAGCAATGGAACAGGAATACCGCTTACAGAAAAATTCGAACTTGACCGGAGCGCATTCATTAAGATGTTAAAGGAGAGGAAAATCTCCATAGTCTTTTTCAGCTATCCAAACAACCCCACAGGGAACTGCTTTTCACGGGAGACGATCCTTGAAACGATAAAAACATTTAAAGGGATTGTCGTAGTTGATGAGGCATACGGGGATTTTTCTGGCAAAACATTTCTGCCTTTAATTAATAAATACAGGAACCTTGTAATTTTAAAAACTTTTTCCAAGATAGGCTTAAGCAGTCTGAGGCTTGGTTATCTTATAAGCAACACTGAAGTGACAGGTATAGTAGAAAAGGTGAGGCTTCCTTTTAATGTTAATTCCTTTTCACAGGCTTGCGGCGAAGTATTTGCAAGTAAGAAAAAAACCATGCAGAAGCATATTGATGAAATAATCAAGGGGCGTGAATATCTTTTCAAAGAACTCAGGAAACTGCCGGGAATATTGCCTTTCAACAGCGAAGCAAACTTTATTCTGTTCAGGGCAGAGGGTAAAAGCAGCTTTTTACATCACGAGCTTAAAAAACGGGGAATACTGATACGAAATCTTAATCAAAAAGGACTTTTAAACGACTGCCTTCGCGTAACAGTAGGCACGGTTTCAGAAAACCGCATTTTTATTAAAGCGATGACGGAGCTTTGTAAAAGGAGTGAGAAATGACAACAGGTACAAATTTCATTGAATCAGCAAAGAAAAGTCTTCAGTCTTTGGGACTGAAACCGGTCGCGATAGAGCCGGGGTTAAAGAGGATAGAAGTTCCCGGAGGAACGATTGACCTTGAAGTGTTTGATGGTGAAAAAATCGAAAAAGTTGTTTTCTCGTCAATCAAAGTCCACGAAATGTCAGTTGCAGAAGAATCTGTCATCATCTGGCCTGCTGATTACTATGATATTCCGGTACTTTGGTGCAATCTTACTGCAATGCCCGGAATGAATGTCTCAATCCTTGATTTCATCCCGCTCATGGATATTGTAGTTTGGCCGGATTATGCGGAGCGTTATCTGAATCTTCTTCCTGAAATCAAAGAAGAGACGTTAGAGATTTTAAAAGAGACTATAACTGAAAAAGATTTCCCTCTTTCCTCGATAGTCGGTTGGACGATGTCGCCATACAGGACATTGCTCAAGCTTACTGATGAGGGTATCCCGAAAATTCCGGCAGTTCTATCGCTTTATTGTAATGCCTATACTGAATTGCTGAGGAAAGCTGTTCCTTCAACCTATGCTGAAGACAGGAAGTTTTCGAAACGGAAGAAGGAAGGAGTACGAAAACTCATGAAGGAAAACGATCCTGGCTATCCAATAATGCTTAGCATTTTCGGTGAAGAAAATACCGGAAAGGTATTTGATATAGTGTTCTGAAAATAGTTGTTCCTGTTAAGAGCCTATCAATGTATGCATTTTCATTCCGGTCATATTTTCAGTTTCTATCCTGAATATCTTAACACCTTTAGGGTTATCTATGTTCTTTTCATAATAAGCCATTCTCTTCTGGAGATGTGCTTCGTCAAGCCCGACCTTCTTCATGTTTGCCAGGACAACTTTTTCAATTACCTTGAGGTCTTTTACCTGTACCATTTCCCCGTCAATGACTACCGAGTACCACTCGCTGTGATCATCCTTCCAGCAGAAAACATTGAAACAGACCTTGTTATTTTTTTTATACATCTCCCATTTTTTCCCCATGGGAAACATTGAAAGATAAACCCTCCCTTCAATATAAACGAACCCGAAAGGGATACAGTAAGGCACATTGTTTTCTGCCAGCGCAAGGACACCATCTCCGACGGTTGTCATAAGTTTTTCAATTTCTTCATTATCCATATTTTTCATGATAATCCCCTTTTATTAAATCATTCCTTCTTCTCTTAATAATATTATTACCATTGTCTGTGCAGAGCCCTCAAAGAAAATATCGGGCAGGCTTGCCACATTTCCTTTCTTGTATTCAGGTTCCAGGAGCTTTACAACTTCGCCTATCTCCTTTTTGTTTTCATAGGCTTTCAGCACGAAGTCCCTGAATGCTGCGGCGTCAGACTTTGCTTTTCTGAAAAAATCTTTTGCATCTGCTCCCTCAATGACAGCGAAATGCCCGAGACATATGGTATCAACATCATATTTTGAGAGATTTTCAAGGGATGAGATAAGTTTTTTGTAGCTGTAGAAAATCATAGGCATCATCTGTGTTCCTGAAAGAATAAGCCCTGCCGAGTCGCTTATGAACATTGTCTGTTTATCCCGAATATAGACGCAGGTACTGCAAGGGGAATGGCCGGGGGTTTTAATGACCTCAATCTTTATCCCATTCCCTAAGTCAAGCGGTTTGTCTTCTTCAAGGATGACATCCACATTTATCTTCTCACTTCTTGATGCTTCGTGGTCAGGCGGAAATTTGAGGTTCAATATTTTTTCAAAATTCTCATCCATCCTTTTCATGGAATCATTGTAAACTTCTGCTGCAAGTGCTTGTGCAATTTCTTTTGTGCCTGCTATATGAAGGTTAGGGTTTTCTTTTTTCATGAGCCTTGCCATACCTACGTGGTCGAGGTGGGAGTGGGCGAAGAGGAGATGGCTTATGTCCTGTGTTTCCACGTTAAGATTTGACAACTGACGTTTTACGATATGCCACATCATGGAAAGTCCGCCTTCAATGATGGCATAATCTTTTCCTTTTATAAGATAGACAGGGATAAAAGGAGTTCCCAGAACATGCACCGCGCCGCCTATGATACTTTTTATTTTTTTCATCTTAACTTTTCTTATATGGTTGCGGGTAAGTTAGTCAAGATTAAGGAGATCTTGACTAAAAAATATAAATTATTAATGGCATCTATCCGGGATTATATAGGGATAATTTCATAGTCAATACCGGTTCTAAATAATATGATTACTGACTAATGAGGTTGGCGTATAAGTAAAATGGTGAAAGGTAAGAATTAATTATTTGTTACGTCGTCGGTAACATTGACCAGGGACATCTTGTCGTTCATTGTCCATATGTCATATGTGTTATCTGAATCTATGTTGCCGGTTGCTCCAATGGTAAAACTTTTTGTGGCTACCGCTACGTCGGCAGGCATAGTAAGTCCGCTTACCGAGCCCGCTGTTTCGGTAGCTGAAAGGAAATATTCATACCTTGTAATTCCACCTGAAACCCAACCGGTCTGAGCAAAAGTAGTGCAGAAAGCATCATGTTCTCCAAAATATGATACCTCTGCCAGGTAAATAGCTGAAAGATTGTTTTTTGCCTCAGACTGCTTTGCCTTAGCCTGATAGGTTAAGAAATTTGGGATGGCAATTGCAGCAAGAATTCCTATGATAGCTACAACAATCATGAGCTCGATCAGAGTAAAACCTTTTGTAGCTCTTATTTTGTTGGTCATATCAGCACCTTCTTTTTCTTTTTACAAATTAAAATCTAGTAACGCAAATGTCGTGCCATAAAAGTAAAAGATATTGATAAGATAATTTTCATGTTAAATATAAGTGAGTTATCTGATTGGAGCAACATTGGACAGGGAAAAATATCGCATCTGAACATTAATATAAAGACAGAAAAAGTCCGTGAAAGTGACTTTTTTTGTCATGTTTGTGGTGTTCTTAAACAGAAGGTTACATTTCCACTCTTGTCACAACTCCCTGAAGCTTGGCAGAGGGCAGCTTGTTGAACTGTACGAAATTGGGGGTCTGGCGCTTAATGATAGAGAAGAGTTTCCAGGCAATATTACTGGTTTCAATATCTTCGATACCGTAGAAAATGACTTTTTCCGTAATGCCGTTGCTCTTGAGAATTCCCTCTATATCCAATATTTCCATGTAGCCTGCTCTGATTTCGATTTCATCCAGACCAGGAGCCAGCCCGATGTTAAGGTTGGTTTCCAGTCCATAAGATTCATCTGTGCGGACAATGGAGATCAATACATTGCGCTCGTAAATAATGTTCGAGCGGATAATGCAATGAACCAGGTAGGGGGGAATAACGCTCCACTCTCTGACGAAGAACAAGCCGGTTCCGGGGATATTTTTTTCTTTGGCATAGATCTGGCTGTAGGCTATCTTGAAGGTGTCGAAGTCAAGCGGCCTCAATGCCAGGTAAAGAGCCTGCTGCCCTTTGGTCCAAATCAGGATAGTGATGAAAGGAATGGATGCCAGAATGATCGACCAGTAGCCGCCGTGGGAAAATTTATTCAGATTGGCGATCAGAAATGCCAGATCTGCCACAGTTACCAGCAGCGCTATCGGCACCTTCCATTTTTTGTTGGTGTGCGCGAAGATCATGGTCATCATGATTCCGGTGATGGTCATTGTACCGGTTACCGCCAATCCGTAAGCCGCCGCCAGATTTTCTGATTTTTTAAAAATCAGCATGATCATGATCACCGCTGCCATCAAGGCCCAGTTTATGGAATTGATATAGATTTGTGATTTCATGTAAGTAGAAGTGTAGCTAACCCTCAACAGCGGCAGAATACGCGTATTAATTCCCTGGTAAACTATGGAAAATACCCCGCTGATCAACGCCTGCGAGGCGATGATTGTAGCTATGATTGTCAGGATCAGAAACGGGATGTAGAGTATGGCAACTTCGTATTGAACCATGCCGAAAAGGATATTGGTAGCGTTCGGGTTATTAATGATGAAAGCGCCTTGCCCCAGGTAGTTTACAACCAGTGCTACAAATACGAAGTACCATGCCCGGATAATTGGTTTCCGACCCAGGTGTCCCATGTCAGCATACAGTGCCTCACCGCCGGTGGCGCAGAGAATTACCTCGGAGAGTACGAAGAAACCTGCCAGGCCGTTATCATACATAAACCGGACGGCATACCAGGGGTTAAGTGCCTTGAGAACAATGGGATGCTCAATGATTGAGAATATACCGGATAGTGTCAGTGCAAAGAACCAGACCAACATCAACGGGCCGAAGGCCCGGGCTACCTTGTCGGTTCCCTTTCCTTGAATTATGAAGAGTCCGACGGCTATGATAGCGGCGATAAAGATCAGGATATTTTGCGAGGTATCTTCCAGCCCCGGTATCAGAGTAATACCCTCTACAGCCGAGAGGATGGAGATGGCAGGAGTAATGACTCCGTCGCCTAGCAGCAGGCATATACCTACGTAGGAAAGAAAGGTGACAAAGGCAAGCGTGCGTCCCGGTTTGATCAATCTGACGAGGATCTCTCGCAAAACAATAGTCCCACCTTCACCCTTGCGGCTCAGGCTCATGGCCAGCCAGGCATATTCAACCATGACCAGAATTACCAGCGTCCAGACGATCAGGGAGATGATGCCGTAGATACTTTCCTGTGATGGTTTGGTGAGGATGACAATGACGGTGAGTGTGTATATCGGGCTGGTTCCGATGTCTCCAAAAACCAATCCCAGAGCTTTGATGATGCCGCCCCAGTAGGATTCTTCTTCGTGCTGCTTCATTAAACTACCTCAAAAAACCTATCGTCATATGTCCGCTATTGCGCTCTTCCATGTGTTTAAGAGGTTAATTAACTAATGAGAAAAGCATGGAAGGCTTAAATGGACTGAGAAATAAAAAAATATTCTTTTTCCTCTATTAAACTAAATCTAATTAAACTAAATTAAATGGGCCCGGGGTGATTCGAACACCCGACCTACGGATTAGGAATCCGCCGCTCTATCCTACTGAGCTACGGGCCCACACATTATAAATCAATGAGTTGTTCTTGGTTTTAGATTTTCAGATTTTGTCTGGTGTCCAAATAGTGTCCATACAGAATCCAAACGGCTGATGGCATCCTGTACATATTCAGGCGATAAATGCGAATATCTCATAGTCATTTTAATATCCTTATGTCCCATTATCTGCTGAACCGTTCTCAAATCCACTCCGCTCATAACCATATGCGAACCGAACGTATGCCTTAAATCATGGAACCTGAAATCTTCTATTTTTGCGCGTCTTAATGCCGCCGCAAATCCCTTTTTAATATCACCGAATGGAGTTCCAAATTCGTCTGAAAAAACAAACTGGCTCTTAACATTCTTTGAAAGAATATGCAATTCCTTAGATAGCGTTTCATTAATAGGAATTACACGTACCTCATTGTTTTTAGTCTTAATAACAGAAAGCTTCCTATTCTTAAGATCAACCTGAGACCATTTAAGATTTAAAATCTCAGACTTACGCATCCCGGTATTAAGTGCCATAACTACTATGGGCTTAAGATGATTCGAACACGCCTTAAGCAAGATCTCGACATCCTGCGCACTTAAATATCTCAACCGACCCGGAGGTTCTTTAAAAAGCTTTACCCCCTTCAATGGACTTGCTGTTACGACCTTCCACTCGACTGCTTTTGTGTACATATGTTTTAAGCAGGAAAGTTCTCTGTTTACTGTAGCTGGAGAGACACTTTTAAGTCTCTCTGCCTTATATTTTTCAATCATCTGTGGAGTGATCTCAAAAAGGAAATGCCCTTCAAATGTTTTTTTCATCGTTGATATACTTAGACAATCGCGTTTATATGACGAGGGTTCTTTGTTTGCTCGTGAGTAGTCGAGGTATTCTTTTGTAAAATCTTCAAATACTATTTTTCGATCTGAATAGACACCGAGATATTCCTCTTTGGCAATCTTTACATGAACATCCATTAAAACCTGCTCAGCAAGCTTTTTAGAAGAGCTAACTTTTTTCCGTTTGCGTTTACCCTTAACGTAGTAATCAATGTACCAGTTGTCGCCTTTTTTAAAGATAGCCATAGGATTTTAAAAATATCAATATTATTGAAAAATCTCTTTTGGTGTTATAACTTTAAATTCATATCCTGCTAGAAATAATTCTTTTTCATATTTAGGTAGATTTCTTTTAATAGGATTAACTATGCTCTTATAATCCATAGTTAAAAAATAATCTATATGATGGATTAAACAATGGAAAATATGTCGTGCATCTCTTTCTCTTTGACTATGATCCCAATCTAAAGATTTAAGCCCTATTTTTATTAATTCATCTATTTCTTTTTTATCTAATCGCAATTTATTTTTTAATTGGAACCACAAAGATACAACTATGTTAAGTTTTAAAAAAAGATTTCGCACCGCTTTATTCTTAATGTCAGTTGGCAAACCACTTTTGCATAATATTGATGAAAGCGTATCCCAGTGTGCATTATAATCTAATGGGATTTTGTAACCCCATTTAGATGGATAATATGTCGCATAGCATTCAACAAGAAGTTTCAAACACTCAGAAATAATAATTTCCTGATCTTGAATTAAAGGTAATTTTTTTAAGGATTTTCCTTTTGGCAATAATTTGTTTTTTATTAACTTCAGAGTTCCATATTTATCATCACTTGCACCTGCAGGACCTTCGCCAGCACCATAATCACCTGCACGTGGATGGAGCATTAGTTTAAGATGTTTTATTTCCTTATATATTCCCAAAATCTTTTGTATTTTATCAATTGATGCATTATCAACTTGTGACCATTTTCTAAACTCTTTAAGTTCATTTTCAATCTGACTAAAATTTCTAATAACACAACCCTGACTTTTCAATCCCAGATAAATTTCTAATCGAGTATCTGCGCCACTTGTTACTAAATTAATTTGACTATTTTGGAAATAATCC includes:
- a CDS encoding ABC transporter permease, with translation MKNILAVAQKELIHILRDVRVLYIALAYPAFVLILFGFALKFDIDNISFGVCDFDRTYDSRRLVTAFENSGFFVKHKDVKSIIESEEMLRRGKLSMVLVIKEGFREKLIRGESPEVGLIVDGADNNSANQVRGYANSIIEAYSQKALRKYFISAAMQAPKDTRPVEIASRFYYNENLDSRHFFVPGLLAIIILVVTTMLTSLTIVKEHEVGTIESLLASPLKRYEILIGKIIPYCGIAIANLLTVVAVAFIVFDMPFRGNAVEFAIVCFLFLLLALSLGILISSITRSQQVAWLLSLLGTMLPSFLLSGYIFPIELMPRWMQYITMLVPARYFLPVIRGIILKGTDITNLLGNVIPLFVLAVLCFIVSLIKFKKVIE
- a CDS encoding ABC transporter ATP-binding protein, giving the protein MPIINTSSLTKIYEKNIVAVDTLNLSINEGEIFGLLGPNGAGKSTAIKMLCGIINPTSGDGDVMGFSLSREREKIKEKIGYMSQKFGLYNDLTVYENMRFYANIYSTSRNEAKDNVSFVMEKFGFEQYRSTKAEKLSGGWKQRLALCCSIVHRPKLLFLDEPTAGVDPVSRRTMWDYLYKLNSIGTTLFVTTHYMEEAERCTRIGFINNGKLLACDSPDKLKAGTLPYKIFAVKTKSLSRAFEVLKHIADIEDSNIYGDSIHIVTGSPEKVLPAIGAELKSSGIELEGIDEIAPSIEDIFVYLSK
- a CDS encoding efflux RND transporter periplasmic adaptor subunit, with the translated sequence MKTVTINRILCYKNIMRLFRIISVILFSLITLSACENKESASSIIKATGTIEATEVEVRSKVAGTIEQRLFDEGTQVKKGDLLCSLDIEEQQINLETQKQRAQAQEKKYDLLRNGYRKAEIESQAAIVSEYKNSFDEAEREYKRIKELYEKAVASKRDFDKAETDMNVWDKRIKEAQAQLSILKDGYRKEDINSALASTNAERSALGMIEKYIRDAKITAPIDGTVTEKLAEKGEFIREGSPVALITDLQDIWLTIYIPETDYGRIKLGQEASVEIDSFPGKRFSGKIIYISKDAEFTPKNVQTQADRVKLVYEVKVRLDNKDGSFKPGMIADAYVETK
- the hisC gene encoding histidinol-phosphate transaminase; the protein is MIKEIVRKQILKLKPYAPEERGFPVMLDANESPFQLPAGIKAGIMKKAGELAFNRYPDPLGNDLKKAISRTLSVTSDKIVLGNGSDELILYLIAAFGRRGYNVLYPVPTFSMYGIIANCLGSNGTGIPLTEKFELDRSAFIKMLKERKISIVFFSYPNNPTGNCFSRETILETIKTFKGIVVVDEAYGDFSGKTFLPLINKYRNLVILKTFSKIGLSSLRLGYLISNTEVTGIVEKVRLPFNVNSFSQACGEVFASKKKTMQKHIDEIIKGREYLFKELRKLPGILPFNSEANFILFRAEGKSSFLHHELKKRGILIRNLNQKGLLNDCLRVTVGTVSENRIFIKAMTELCKRSEK
- a CDS encoding pyridoxamine 5'-phosphate oxidase family protein, encoding MKNMDNEEIEKLMTTVGDGVLALAENNVPYCIPFGFVYIEGRVYLSMFPMGKKWEMYKKNNKVCFNVFCWKDDHSEWYSVVIDGEMVQVKDLKVIEKVVLANMKKVGLDEAHLQKRMAYYEKNIDNPKGVKIFRIETENMTGMKMHTLIGS
- a CDS encoding MBL fold metallo-hydrolase; the protein is MKKIKSIIGGAVHVLGTPFIPVYLIKGKDYAIIEGGLSMMWHIVKRQLSNLNVETQDISHLLFAHSHLDHVGMARLMKKENPNLHIAGTKEIAQALAAEVYNDSMKRMDENFEKILNLKFPPDHEASRSEKINVDVILEEDKPLDLGNGIKIEVIKTPGHSPCSTCVYIRDKQTMFISDSAGLILSGTQMMPMIFYSYKKLISSLENLSKYDVDTICLGHFAVIEGADAKDFFRKAKSDAAAFRDFVLKAYENKKEIGEVVKLLEPEYKKGNVASLPDIFFEGSAQTMVIILLREEGMI
- a CDS encoding prepilin-type N-terminal cleavage/methylation domain-containing protein, whose product is MRATKGFTLIELMIVVAIIGILAAIAIPNFLTYQAKAKQSEAKNNLSAIYLAEVSYFGEHDAFCTTFAQTGWVSGGITRYEYFLSATETAGSVSGLTMPADVAVATKSFTIGATGNIDSDNTYDIWTMNDKMSLVNVTDDVTNN
- a CDS encoding KUP/HAK/KT family potassium transporter, whose translation is MKQHEEESYWGGIIKALGLVFGDIGTSPIYTLTVIVILTKPSQESIYGIISLIVWTLVILVMVEYAWLAMSLSRKGEGGTIVLREILVRLIKPGRTLAFVTFLSYVGICLLLGDGVITPAISILSAVEGITLIPGLEDTSQNILIFIAAIIAVGLFIIQGKGTDKVARAFGPLMLVWFFALTLSGIFSIIEHPIVLKALNPWYAVRFMYDNGLAGFFVLSEVILCATGGEALYADMGHLGRKPIIRAWYFVFVALVVNYLGQGAFIINNPNATNILFGMVQYEVAILYIPFLILTIIATIIASQALISGVFSIVYQGINTRILPLLRVSYTSTYMKSQIYINSINWALMAAVIMIMLIFKKSENLAAAYGLAVTGTMTITGIMMTMIFAHTNKKWKVPIALLVTVADLAFLIANLNKFSHGGYWSIILASIPFITILIWTKGQQALYLALRPLDFDTFKIAYSQIYAKEKNIPGTGLFFVREWSVIPPYLVHCIIRSNIIYERNVLISIVRTDESYGLETNLNIGLAPGLDEIEIRAGYMEILDIEGILKSNGITEKVIFYGIEDIETSNIAWKLFSIIKRQTPNFVQFNKLPSAKLQGVVTRVEM
- a CDS encoding site-specific integrase yields the protein MAIFKKGDNWYIDYYVKGKRKRKKVSSSKKLAEQVLMDVHVKIAKEEYLGVYSDRKIVFEDFTKEYLDYSRANKEPSSYKRDCLSISTMKKTFEGHFLFEITPQMIEKYKAERLKSVSPATVNRELSCLKHMYTKAVEWKVVTASPLKGVKLFKEPPGRLRYLSAQDVEILLKACSNHLKPIVVMALNTGMRKSEILNLKWSQVDLKNRKLSVIKTKNNEVRVIPINETLSKELHILSKNVKSQFVFSDEFGTPFGDIKKGFAAALRRAKIEDFRFHDLRHTFGSHMVMSGVDLRTVQQIMGHKDIKMTMRYSHLSPEYVQDAISRLDSVWTLFGHQTKSENLKPRTTH